From a region of the Qipengyuania spongiae genome:
- a CDS encoding heme lyase CcmF/NrfE family subunit has protein sequence MIAELGLAALWLAAALAALQLLTGALAVRAGEDGAEIAALTRPAAVLQGVLAGFAFAMLLWVFAVTDLSVKLVASNSHSMKPLIYKLSGAWGNHEGSMLLWVTVMALAGGLIALIERRLPERTMQATLSAQGFVALGFYAFLLLSSNPFERLPVPAVEGLGLNPLLQDIGLAFHPPTLYFGYVGLSIAFSFAVGALVTRQVTPDFASAMRPWVLGAWVFLTLGITAGSYWAYYELGWGGWWFWDPVENASLMPWLAATALLHSASVLAARDALRAWTIMLGVVAFSMSMVGTFLVRSGILTSVHAFAVDPERGTFILFLLMLYIGGALLLFALRAGTVTEGTRFAVASREGALVFNNVMLSATLAIVLLGTLYPLLTEAFDVRVSVGPPYFNPVGAIFVIPMLLVMAVGPLLRWRQDGFGRISRELALIGALILAGLILFALIGEIDLLPLLGLALSGALAVTSFLPLKGRKLRRTPIAIWGMVVAHFGIAVALFGMASESAFSQERLAAVRIGEETQVGPWTITLAGVAPVAGPNWTAIEGRIAASYDGGEPRILRPQARNFWAPPQETTESELATRWNGQLYAVIGNESGDGRWQLRLWWKPFVTLIWYGGVLVALGGVLALVGRVLGDIRRRAFRRRLADRRAEGLA, from the coding sequence ATGATAGCCGAACTCGGCCTTGCCGCGCTGTGGCTCGCCGCCGCGCTGGCCGCGCTGCAATTGCTGACCGGAGCGCTGGCGGTGCGCGCGGGCGAGGATGGTGCGGAGATCGCTGCCCTGACCCGGCCGGCCGCGGTCCTGCAGGGCGTGCTGGCCGGGTTCGCCTTCGCGATGCTGCTGTGGGTGTTCGCGGTCACCGATCTGTCGGTGAAGCTCGTCGCCAGCAATTCGCACTCGATGAAGCCACTGATCTACAAGCTGTCGGGCGCCTGGGGCAATCACGAGGGCTCGATGCTGCTCTGGGTAACGGTGATGGCACTGGCGGGCGGGCTGATTGCGCTCATCGAGCGACGGCTGCCCGAGCGCACGATGCAGGCGACCCTGTCGGCGCAAGGCTTCGTCGCACTCGGCTTCTACGCCTTCCTGCTGCTGAGTTCGAATCCGTTCGAACGGCTGCCCGTGCCCGCGGTGGAGGGGTTGGGCCTCAACCCGCTGCTCCAGGACATCGGCCTCGCCTTCCATCCCCCGACGCTCTATTTCGGCTATGTCGGGCTTTCGATCGCGTTCAGCTTCGCGGTCGGCGCGCTGGTAACCCGGCAGGTGACGCCCGATTTCGCCAGTGCCATGCGCCCGTGGGTGCTCGGTGCCTGGGTGTTCCTGACGCTCGGGATAACGGCGGGCAGCTACTGGGCCTATTACGAGCTCGGCTGGGGCGGCTGGTGGTTCTGGGACCCGGTGGAGAATGCCTCGCTGATGCCGTGGCTCGCGGCGACCGCGCTGCTCCACTCCGCAAGCGTCCTGGCTGCGCGCGATGCCCTGCGCGCCTGGACGATCATGCTCGGCGTTGTGGCCTTCTCGATGAGCATGGTCGGAACCTTCCTCGTCCGCTCGGGCATTCTCACCAGCGTTCACGCTTTCGCCGTCGATCCGGAGCGTGGAACCTTCATCCTTTTCCTGCTGATGCTGTATATCGGCGGAGCATTGCTGCTCTTCGCCCTGCGAGCGGGCACGGTGACCGAGGGCACACGCTTTGCAGTCGCCAGCCGCGAGGGCGCGCTGGTGTTCAACAACGTGATGCTGAGCGCGACGCTCGCCATCGTGCTGCTCGGCACGCTCTATCCGCTGCTGACCGAGGCGTTCGACGTGCGGGTTTCGGTGGGGCCGCCCTATTTCAACCCGGTCGGCGCGATCTTCGTCATCCCGATGCTGCTGGTGATGGCGGTGGGCCCGCTGCTCCGTTGGCGGCAGGACGGGTTCGGGCGGATCTCGCGCGAACTGGCCTTGATCGGTGCCCTGATCCTGGCAGGGCTGATCTTGTTCGCCTTGATCGGAGAGATCGACCTGCTGCCGCTGCTTGGCCTTGCCCTGTCGGGCGCGCTGGCGGTGACGAGTTTCCTGCCGCTGAAGGGCCGCAAGCTGCGCCGAACGCCTATCGCGATCTGGGGCATGGTGGTCGCGCATTTCGGTATCGCGGTCGCGTTGTTCGGCATGGCGAGCGAAAGTGCTTTCTCGCAAGAGCGGCTCGCAGCCGTCAGGATAGGCGAAGAGACGCAGGTCGGCCCGTGGACGATAACGCTGGCCGGTGTCGCGCCGGTCGCCGGGCCGAACTGGACGGCGATCGAGGGGCGTATCGCTGCAAGCTATGACGGGGGCGAGCCCCGCATCCTGCGGCCGCAGGCGCGCAATTTCTGGGCGCCCCCGCAGGAAACGACCGAAAGCGAGCTGGCGACCCGCTGGAACGGCCAGCTTTACGCCGTGATCGGCAACGAGTCTGGCGACGGGCGCTGGCAGTTGCGCCTGTGGTGGAAGCCTTTCGTCACGCTCATCTGGTATGGCGGCGTTCTCGTCGCGCTGGGCGGCGTGCTCGCGCTGGTCGGGCGGGTGCTTGGCGATATCCGCCGGCGTGCTTTTCGTCGGCGACTCGCGGACCGACGGGCAGAGGGGCTGGCATGA
- a CDS encoding Glu/Leu/Phe/Val family dehydrogenase has product MTAFWTEADYDDHELVQLVRDPASGLTAIIAIHSTHLGPAAGGTRFWHYAESKDAMRDALRLSRGMSYKNAMAGLPMGGGKAVILADEAKTKTPQMIHAFADAVERLGGRYVTAEDVGISEADMTLVAERTQYVSGLPVDGDDTAGGDPGPFTAMGIFHGIKAAVRHKLGKDSLEGVRIAIQGTGSVGGGVARLAAKEGAILTLSDINEDRAQELAEELGADTAAADAIMSVACDVFSPNALGATLDDEGIARLDCAIVAGGANNQLAREHHGPMLAERGILYAPDYVINAGGIISVTLEYLARNEGKPCDINEVRKGLAQIPGRLEEIWRESEASGVSPNRVADAMAQRLIGR; this is encoded by the coding sequence ATGACGGCTTTCTGGACCGAAGCGGATTACGACGACCACGAGCTGGTGCAGCTTGTCCGGGATCCTGCGAGTGGCCTGACGGCGATTATCGCGATCCATTCCACCCATCTCGGCCCGGCGGCAGGCGGCACGCGCTTCTGGCACTATGCCGAATCGAAGGACGCGATGCGCGATGCGCTGCGTCTGAGCCGCGGGATGAGCTACAAGAACGCCATGGCCGGTCTGCCCATGGGCGGCGGCAAGGCCGTGATCCTGGCCGACGAAGCGAAGACCAAGACCCCGCAAATGATCCATGCCTTCGCCGACGCGGTCGAGCGGCTCGGCGGGCGATACGTCACCGCCGAGGATGTCGGCATCAGCGAAGCGGACATGACGCTGGTAGCTGAACGCACGCAATACGTCTCCGGCCTGCCGGTCGACGGCGACGATACGGCCGGCGGCGATCCAGGTCCGTTCACCGCCATGGGCATCTTCCACGGCATCAAGGCCGCGGTCCGCCACAAGCTCGGCAAGGACAGCCTCGAAGGCGTGCGCATCGCGATCCAGGGCACCGGCAGCGTCGGTGGCGGGGTGGCGCGTCTTGCCGCCAAGGAAGGCGCGATCCTGACGCTGTCGGACATCAACGAGGACCGCGCACAGGAACTCGCCGAGGAGCTGGGTGCCGATACGGCCGCGGCGGATGCCATCATGTCGGTCGCCTGCGACGTGTTCAGCCCGAACGCGCTTGGCGCCACTCTCGACGACGAAGGCATCGCACGGCTCGATTGCGCGATTGTGGCGGGCGGTGCGAACAACCAGCTCGCCCGCGAACATCATGGACCGATGCTGGCCGAACGCGGCATTCTTTACGCGCCGGATTACGTCATCAACGCCGGCGGCATCATCAGCGTCACCCTGGAATATCTCGCCCGCAACGAGGGCAAGCCCTGCGATATCAACGAGGTCCGCAAGGGTCTTGCGCAGATTCCGGGCCGGCTCGAGGAAATCTGGCGCGAGAGCGAGGCGAGCGGCGTCTCGCCCAATCGTGTGGCCGATGCCATGGCGCAAAGGCTGATCGGACGCTGA
- the ccmC gene encoding heme ABC transporter permease CcmC, with product MHGFANPKRFLSLASWLTPLLLVGGLLIAGGALAWGLLFVPPDRLMGETVRILFLHVPAAWLGMGGWTAIAISSLAFLVWRHPLAALAARAAAAPGAGFTAICLATGSIWGRPTWGTWWVWDGRLTSMLVLLFLFFAYIALAQAAEREGVSERIPAIFGLLGAVNIPIINRSVVWWNSLHQPPSLTMGKSAIDAAFLVPLLFAVLGFSLLFGGVMLARMRALLADRQAEARLRRKAMEALAFEQVRGAS from the coding sequence ATGCACGGCTTCGCAAACCCGAAACGATTTCTCTCTCTGGCGTCCTGGCTGACTCCGCTTCTGCTGGTTGGCGGCCTGCTGATCGCGGGCGGCGCGCTGGCGTGGGGCCTGCTGTTCGTTCCGCCCGACCGGCTCATGGGGGAGACGGTGCGTATCCTCTTCCTCCACGTGCCCGCCGCATGGCTCGGCATGGGGGGATGGACGGCCATCGCGATTTCCAGCCTTGCCTTTCTTGTCTGGCGCCATCCGCTGGCCGCGCTCGCCGCCCGCGCGGCGGCCGCGCCGGGCGCCGGATTCACGGCGATCTGTCTTGCGACCGGCTCGATCTGGGGCCGGCCGACCTGGGGCACCTGGTGGGTGTGGGACGGACGGCTGACCAGCATGCTGGTGCTGCTGTTCCTGTTCTTTGCCTATATCGCGCTGGCCCAGGCTGCCGAGCGCGAGGGCGTGAGCGAGCGGATTCCCGCGATCTTCGGCCTGCTCGGCGCGGTGAATATTCCGATCATCAATCGCAGTGTGGTGTGGTGGAATTCGCTTCACCAACCGCCCAGCCTGACCATGGGCAAGAGCGCGATCGACGCGGCCTTCCTCGTCCCGCTGTTGTTCGCCGTACTCGGGTTTTCTCTCCTGTTCGGCGGAGTGATGCTGGCACGGATGCGTGCGCTTCTCGCGGACCGTCAGGCCGAGGCGCGGCTGCGGCGCAAGGCGATGGAAGCGCTTGCTTTCGAACAGGTGCGAGGGGCTTCGTGA
- a CDS encoding redoxin family protein — protein sequence MSWRLWVPLLLFAGFLGLAGYQLSRPRNDFVESRMIGEKLPFFELRPATSDLPGVASAQFADGKPRLLNIWASWCLPCIAEAPQLERLREAGAEIVGVAIRDRPEDVARFLERHGNPYTAIGLDDLSEVQLGIGSSGVPETFVIDGQGRIVYQHIGDIRAKDVPILVEKLGKLGG from the coding sequence ATGAGCTGGCGTCTGTGGGTCCCGCTGCTGCTGTTCGCCGGTTTTCTCGGCCTTGCGGGCTATCAGCTCAGCCGGCCGAGAAACGATTTCGTCGAGAGCCGGATGATCGGCGAGAAACTGCCCTTTTTCGAGCTGCGGCCTGCCACCTCCGATCTACCCGGCGTCGCCAGTGCGCAATTCGCGGACGGCAAGCCGCGCCTGCTCAACATCTGGGCGAGCTGGTGCCTGCCCTGCATCGCGGAGGCGCCGCAGCTCGAGCGGCTCCGGGAAGCCGGTGCCGAGATCGTCGGCGTCGCGATCCGCGACCGGCCCGAGGATGTCGCGCGGTTTCTCGAACGGCACGGCAATCCTTACACCGCAATCGGACTGGATGATCTCTCCGAAGTCCAGCTCGGCATTGGCTCGTCCGGCGTGCCCGAGACCTTCGTGATCGATGGGCAGGGGCGCATCGTCTACCAGCATATCGGCGACATCCGCGCGAAAGACGTGCCGATCCTGGTCGAAAAACTGGGAAAGTTGGGCGGATGA
- the ccmE gene encoding cytochrome c maturation protein CcmE, translated as MSSSGSPLKPKHQRLVLVLLALVALIAAGLLAAYALRNQASYFYLPEQMRDDPPAIGQAVRLGGMVEDGSLRTLGDGVTIAFNVTGLDNSVIPVRFSGIVPDLFVEGSGVVAEGALEADGTFVADNLLAKHDENYVPRELQEMSEHQAAEMAEETTVGIP; from the coding sequence GTGTCGTCCTCCGGATCGCCGTTGAAGCCCAAGCATCAGAGGCTGGTGCTCGTGCTTCTCGCGCTGGTCGCGCTGATCGCGGCGGGACTGCTCGCGGCCTATGCGCTGCGCAATCAGGCGAGCTATTTCTACCTGCCCGAACAGATGCGCGACGATCCGCCCGCGATCGGCCAAGCCGTCCGGCTCGGCGGCATGGTCGAGGACGGATCACTGCGTACGTTGGGCGACGGCGTGACCATCGCCTTCAACGTCACCGGGCTCGACAATTCGGTGATCCCCGTGCGTTTTTCCGGGATCGTGCCGGACCTTTTCGTCGAGGGTTCGGGCGTCGTGGCCGAGGGGGCCCTGGAAGCCGACGGAACTTTCGTGGCCGACAATCTCCTCGCCAAGCATGATGAGAATTATGTCCCCCGCGAATTGCAGGAGATGAGCGAGCATCAGGCGGCCGAGATGGCCGAAGAGACGACGGTCGGCATCCCATGA
- a CDS encoding prolyl hydroxylase family protein — protein sequence MTNPGESSRQRLLAMRGVQRVPSPSIELFQMKSFIPASLCERLIALIDADRRPSTLADDNGDRYFRTSETCDLAPGEPAVRETEALLESLNGIDPAYGEPLQGQRYDVGQEFKPHCDWFSPDGADFETYCSVAGQRTWTFMIYLNEPEAGGATRFKAVGKTFQPETGKLVCWNNMRPDGSPNPNAIHHGMKVRGGMKYVLTKWYREKVWGW from the coding sequence ATGACCAATCCCGGCGAATCTTCCCGTCAGCGCCTGCTGGCCATGCGCGGCGTGCAACGCGTGCCCTCCCCTAGCATCGAACTGTTTCAGATGAAAAGCTTCATCCCGGCGTCGCTGTGCGAACGGCTGATTGCCCTGATCGACGCCGATCGCCGGCCCTCGACTCTCGCCGACGACAATGGCGACAGGTATTTCCGCACCAGCGAGACCTGCGATCTTGCCCCGGGAGAGCCGGCGGTGCGCGAAACCGAAGCGCTGCTGGAAAGCCTGAACGGGATCGATCCGGCCTACGGCGAACCGTTGCAAGGCCAGCGCTACGATGTCGGGCAGGAGTTCAAGCCGCATTGCGACTGGTTTAGCCCCGACGGCGCGGATTTCGAGACATACTGCTCGGTCGCCGGCCAGCGCACCTGGACGTTCATGATCTATCTCAACGAACCCGAAGCGGGCGGTGCGACGCGTTTCAAGGCAGTGGGCAAGACCTTTCAGCCCGAAACCGGAAAGCTTGTCTGCTGGAACAACATGCGACCCGACGGCTCGCCCAATCCGAACGCGATCCACCACGGCATGAAAGTGCGCGGCGGCATGAAATACGTGCTCACGAAATGGTATCGCGAGAAGGTTTGGGGGTGGTAG